One stretch of Malus domestica chromosome 14, GDT2T_hap1 DNA includes these proteins:
- the LOC103454698 gene encoding histone-lysine N-methyltransferase, H3 lysine-9 specific SUVH1-like, protein MEQSLGQESVPGFGSLDKSKVLDVRPLRRLVPLFPSASNNTSFSTPQGAAPFVCVSPAGPFPPGVAPFFPFFISPESQRPLEQNLQTPSGNASFVFNNPISNAVPINSFRTPPSAEANGDTRTARRLARSRGQPQSQSGNAEEDGFDGENTRKVGSSRSKFRSQKRTRGGQDINVALPDVDIDAIIDNVLTTYTNTFQQTDGDRESLVYALTSYDLVRRRITQIEEMKERIPGAPRTGRPDLRAGTLFMNKGIRTNAKKRIGAVPGVEVGDIFFFRMELCLVGLHAPTMGGIDYMGVKNSTEEEPLALSIVSSGGYEDSVEDSNVLIYSGQGGNASNDFRRDKEMKDQKLERGNLALEKSLHRGNDVRVIRGLKDVSNPTGKVYVYDGLYKIHESWVDKGKSGCNVFKYKLVRLPGQPEAFTIWKSIEQWKEETTTTRVGLILPDLTSGAENLPVSLVNDVDGEKGPAHFTYISSLQYSKPVNLTEPSDGCLCIGGCLPGNSNCSCIKKNGDFLPYTANGLLVNQKSLLHECGPSCQCPPNCRNRVSQSGLKVRLEVFRTKDKGWGLRSLDPIRAGSLLCEYAGQVLTISGVEEMGGDYEDDYIFDATRTCQPLGVLPGDSTETSKAPFPLIISANTAGNVARFMNHSCSPNVLWQPVLRENKNESDLHIAFYTVGHIPPMTELTYDYGMVPQEKAYHRKKVCLCGSIKCRSFFY, encoded by the coding sequence ATGGAACAAAGTTTAGGTCAAGAGTCTGTTCCTGGTTTTGGGTCACTTGACAAGTCTAAGGTTTTAGATGTAAGGCCTTTGAGGCGTCTTGTTCCGTTGTTCCCGTCAGCTTCTAATAATACTTCATTTTCAACTCCACAAGGTGCTGCTCCTTTCGTTTGTGTTTCTCCTGCTGGCCCTTTCCCACCCGGGGTTGCCCCATTTTTTCCGTTCTTCATTTCACCAGAGTCGCAAAGGCCACTTGAACAAAATCTGCAAACACCTAGTGGTAATGCATCTTTTGTCTTCAACAACCCAATATCAAATGCAGTCCCAATTAATTCATTTAGGACGCCTCCATCCGCAGAAGCTAATGGAGATACTAGGACAGCAAGAAGGCTTGCTCGAAGTCGTGGTCAGCCACAATCCCAAAGTGGGAATGCAGAGGAAGATGGTTTTGATGGAGAAAATACAAGGAAGGTAGGGAGCTCAAGGAGTAAGTTCCGGTCCCAAAAGAGGACAAGGGGTGGCCAGGACATTAATGTTGCTTTGCCTGATGTTGACATTGATGCAATAATTGATAATGTTCTTACAACATATACCAATACATTCCAACAAACTGATGGTGACAGGGAATCGCTTGTATATGCACTCACGTCCTATGACTTGGTGCGAAGAAGGATTACACAAATTGAAGAGATGAAGGAAAGAATACCTGGAGCCCCTAGAACAGGACGCCCCGATCTAAGGGCAGGAACACTCTTCATGAATAAGGGAATTAGGACAAATGCCAAGAAGAGGATTGGTGCAGTGCCTGGTGTTGAAGTCGgggatattttctttttccgaaTGGAACTCTGCTTGGTTGGGTTACATGCTCCAACTATGGGTGGAATTGATTACATGGGAGTCAAGAACAGTACAGAGGAAGAGCCTTTAGCATTGAGCATTGTTTCTTCTGGAGGATATGAGGATTCTGTGGAGGATTCGAATGTGTTGATATACAGTGGCCAAGGTGGTAATGCTAGCAACGATTTCAGGAGAGATAAGGAAATGAAGGATCAGAAGCTTGAAAGGGGTAATCTTGCTTTGGAGAAAAGTTTGCATCGGGGTAATGATGTCAGAGTAATTCGAGGTTTAAAGGATGTATCTAATCCAACTGGGAAGGTATATGTCTATGATGGTCTATATAAAATTCACGAATCATGGGTCGACAAGGGGAAGAGTGGTTGCAATGTATTTAAGTATAAATTGGTAAGGTTACCTGGCCAGCCTGAAGCATTTACCATTTGGAAATCAATTGAACAGTGGAAAGAAGAAACTACTACTACGAGGGTTGGACTTATATTGCCTGACCTTACTTCCGGAGCTGAAAATTTACCTGTTTCCCTGGTAAATGATGTTGATGGTGAGAAAGGCCCTGCACACTTCACATATATTTCTAGCCTGCAGTATTCTAAACCGGTGAATCTTACAGAACCCTCTGATGGATGTCTCTGTATTGGTGGGTGTCTCCCTGGTAATTCCAATTGCTCTTGCATTAAGAAAAATGGAGATTTTCTCCCATATACTGCAAATGGGCTTCTTGTGAACCAAAAATCCTTACTGCATGAATGTGGTCCATCCTGTCAGTGCCCTCCTAATTGTCGGAATCGAGTGTCTCAAAGTGGCCTGAAAGTTCGTCTGGAGGTGTTTAGAACTAAGGATAAAGGTTGGGGTCTGCGGTCTTTGGATCCCATCCGCGCTGGTTCTTTGTTATGTGAATATGCAGGACAAGTTCTTACTATTTCTGGGGTAGAAGAAATGGGGGGTGATTATGAAGACGATTACATTTTCGATGCTACTCGTACCTGTCAGCCACTCGGGGTTCTGCCTGGTGATTCTACAGAGACTTCAAAGGCCCCATTTCCTCTAATTATAAGTGCAAATACTGCTGGAAATGTTGCTCGTTTTATGAATCACAGCTGTTCTCCAAATGTACTTTGGCAGCCAGTCTTAAGGGAAAACAAAAATGAGTCTGACCTCCATATTGCGTTTTACACGGTTGGACACATACCTCCTATGACAGAGTTAACATATGATTATGGGATGGTCCCTCAAGAGAAAGCATACCATAGGAAGAAAGTGTGCCTTTGCGGGTCAATAAAATGCAGAAGCTTCTTTTACTAA